The window TCCGGTGACGCCTATATAAATTTGGACGGCAACGCCATTTTTTATTCGTCTTTGCGATATCCCGGCAAACTTTTTTCCGCGAATGCTCAAATCATAGCTTCCGGGACAGTAAGAACCTATGATTTCTCTCGCTTCGATTTCTTCAGGATAATCGTGAAACATTAATTGAACCAGCTTCCACACGGCATCATACCCTCTATCAATATCGATGCCTTTTTCCGTATCCGGAAATATTAAAGAAAGATTTAAAACTCCTTCATCAAGCAATACAGCCAGTCCGCCCGAGTTTCGGACAATATAGCGGTAGCCCGCATTTTCTAAGACTCTTAAACCATCTTGAAGAAAAGGAAGTTTCGTATCTTGGGTGCCAAGAACCACCGTCTGATGGTGAACCCACGCTCTTGCAGTCGCAGGGGAAGCACCTGCTCCAACGGAAGTGCAAAGCGTATCATCAGCCGCGAACGATTGCAAAGCGTCAAACATCGGCCCTAAACTTGATTGGTCGATAATCCTCCACGCTTTCTGTTGTAATAGAGCCAAAGCATTACTCATCAAAAAATTCTCCTTCAGTCATCGTTTCGTGATCCTATTATATCACCGCTATTTCACGGATGGAAAGAATAGAAAGCGATTGTTCGCCTGCCTAAAATAAAGGTCCACTTCTAGGAAATTTTCGGTTTCTCTCATTGTAATCCCTCTTTCTAAATGAAGCTTCAAGAATTAGCCACAACTGCACAGGTTTCTTTTCAGATGAATAGGGACAAACTATGGTATATTAAAAAAAGAGAAAGTTGAAGCATTTTGAATAGGAGTTGATATCGTTGAGTGAAGCTGCGCAAACACTGGACGGCTGGTACGTCCTTCATGATTTTCGAACCATCGATTGGGCCCTGTGGAAAACTCTTTCCAGCGAAGAACGTCAATTAGCTCTGGCTGAACTTAACCGTTTCTTAGAAAAATTAGAAAAAACACAAGCTGAACAAAAAGGCAGCCATGCGCTCTACTCCATCGTGGGGCAAAAAGCCGATATAATGCTTATGACATTGCGCCCAACAATGGAAGAATTGAACGAGCTGGAAAATGAATTTAATAAACTAACAATCGCGGAGTTTACGATCCCGAGCTACTCATATGTATCCGTCGTGGAACTAAGCAACTATCTCCCTTCTGATTCCGATGAAGATCCATATGAAAATCCATATGTGCGTTCTCGGCTTTATCCCATTCTGCCAAAATCGAAATACATTTGCTTTTATCCAATGGACAAACGCCGGCAAGGAAACGACAACTGGTATATGCTTCCAATGGAAGAACGCC of the Bacillus smithii genome contains:
- a CDS encoding lipoate--protein ligase family protein, coding for MSNALALLQQKAWRIIDQSSLGPMFDALQSFAADDTLCTSVGAGASPATARAWVHHQTVVLGTQDTKLPFLQDGLRVLENAGYRYIVRNSGGLAVLLDEGVLNLSLIFPDTEKGIDIDRGYDAVWKLVQLMFHDYPEEIEAREIIGSYCPGSYDLSIRGKKFAGISQRRIKNGVAVQIYIGVTGSGAERAELIRKFYQAGKKDVVTKWEYPEIRPEVMASLAELIDPALSMTKVMTRFFTALKTVSETLYMSQLEGEEIELYQYYLKRVTERNEKLLAASC
- the hemQ gene encoding hydrogen peroxide-dependent heme synthase — protein: MSEAAQTLDGWYVLHDFRTIDWALWKTLSSEERQLALAELNRFLEKLEKTQAEQKGSHALYSIVGQKADIMLMTLRPTMEELNELENEFNKLTIAEFTIPSYSYVSVVELSNYLPSDSDEDPYENPYVRSRLYPILPKSKYICFYPMDKRRQGNDNWYMLPMEERRELMRSHGLIGRKYAGKVKQIISGSVGFDDYEWGVTLFADDVLQFKKLVYEMRFDEVSARYGEFGSFFVGPLLEKEKLPQFFHINE